The sequence below is a genomic window from Schistocerca nitens isolate TAMUIC-IGC-003100 chromosome 4, iqSchNite1.1, whole genome shotgun sequence.
gtacgggcttttgttgaagtttcgagaacataccttcaccgcggagtcaatcagtatattgctccctcctacatatatctggaGAATATacctgaggataaaatcagagagattagagcccacacagaggcttccgacaatcttcctttccaagaacaatacgagactggaatagaagggagaaccgatagaggtagtcaaggtaccctccgacacacaccgtcgggtggcttgcggagtatggatgaagatgtagacgtagattgtaTGACCATTCCCTcagttaacattaccttccttatAAAAAGTGACACTTAGTTAACAGTCGACTCTGAGGAAAAATGTTTACATCAATACTTGTACCACAGTTTTTAGCAGAGGTACTTCTGTACATACTCAGAGCTATTTAGCTGCGAGTTTATACTTTTTCTTAGCAAAGAAGTGCATACCACGGTGACGACAGTCCACACCTGACTACTCTTACTGTTCCAGTGCTGGCTTCTCTCCTGGCTGTGTGCGTGCTGGTAGCCGTGGTGACGGCGGCCCCCAACTGCCCGCAGTACGACGGCTCCACGCCCGTCTTCTTCCCTGACGAGAACGACAGCAGCAGCTTCTACGAGTGCAGCAACGGCAGGTCCGTCCACATGGCCTGCCCCAGTGGCACCGTCTGGAACTCCAACATCAACACCTGCGACTGGCCCCAGTCCAGGAAGTAGAAGGCACCGGATGGTTATCTCCCCCGTGATATCACATTACTTGACATGACACTCTAAAATATTCGAATAGGTTTCACACTGTACTCTAGTGTAATATTTAACTtttaataaacagcaataaaataaaagtgaCTTGTTGTTATTAGGAAATAATAATACTGCGAAGTCTTTTAATGCGTGGTATACAAAAGTGTCATTAACATTTGATGATATTGAGACAAGTTAATGATTGGAGTTAAAGCGCCGATTATGTACTTTATCGAACATGGTGGTTAAATATTGACCTCGCGTTGATTAGTGTGAAGTTTCAAGTCCATCTTTAGCAATCCACATTTAGATATTATgttgtttccctaaattgctgaggTATTTCTCTAAATAAATATTAATCTAGTTTTGTTGTTCTTTCTTGCCTATTTTGAAATCGTGCTCTGATGTTAAGCCTTAATCCTGCTTTCTTTGGTGTTTCTAGTATTATTGTTCGTATTtatttgatgggggggggggggggggcatcaatgATGCACGTTTTAAGCAGATTTGACAGATCGTCAGCAGAGAAACACTGTGATCTACTACATGCCAGTATTCACAGTTAAACACAAGTGGCGGGAGAATTAGTAAATTAAGGCTGCTAGCTCAGGGCAGTTCTAAGTATATTACAGTAATATGGGAATGTAACTGAGGTGAAAGACCCTTATTCCAGCAGACTTCGGTCATTCTataaaactgtgtgtcttgtttcgaTGTCTTATGAAGTACCACATACGGAGGGATGCTGTACGTCGTCATGTTTGTGACAATTTAGGTTATTACTTACCCGCGAATTTAAATTTGTTCTGTTCCCGTGGTCTGGAGATAATCAAAACGTTCCGGGTCCCTGGTGTCAATCAAACCACTACTGAAATTCTATTGCCCTTGGATTGGGTAACTACCAGTAAATGATGGATGAATCAACAAGGAACACTGGCTTGAGGacgcagatggcaatggaaaccactgcattaaagtctAGTTATGTGCATCCGCAGtacatgtggcctgtgattgaaaaagtgccatgagtaaCTTTTC
It includes:
- the LOC126251782 gene encoding peritrophin-1-like isoform X3, which gives rise to MKVLASLLAVCVLVAVVTAAPNCPQYDGSTPVFFPDENDSSSFYECSNGRSVHMACPSGTVWNSNINTCDWPQSRK